The following are encoded in a window of Carya illinoinensis cultivar Pawnee chromosome 15, C.illinoinensisPawnee_v1, whole genome shotgun sequence genomic DNA:
- the LOC122296448 gene encoding rhamnogalacturonan I rhamnosyltransferase 1-like codes for MCRIETKSEIKSCEYKEEEDKEKRDRRVVMGLKAMGGGAGESRVEKLKSSMSRSKMKLWMIRATTSVLLWTCVVQLTALGDMWGPRVLKGWPSCFSQESSVNNAISVPSVPPLVLPPKRVYKNNGYLMVSCNGGLNQMRAAICDMVAIARYLNVTLIVPELDKTSFWADPSEFRDIFNVDHFITSLRDEVRILKELPPRLKRRVELGRVYSMPPISWSDISYYRDQILPLIQKYKVVHLNRTDARLANNGQPLEIQKLRCRVNFSALRFTSQIEELGRRVIRLLRQNGHFLVLHLRYEMDMLAFSGCTQGCNSEEVEELTRMRYAYPWWKEKIINSELKRKDGLCPLTPEETALTLRALEIDPSFQIYIAAGEIYGGERRMASLAKAYPKLVRKETLLESTDLRFFQNHSSQMAALDYLVSLESDIFVPTYDGNMAKVVEGHRRFLGFKKTILLDRKQLVNLIDQYNIGSLTWDEFSSAVKKTHADRMGRPSKRVVIPDRPKEEDYFYANPEECLLPSDESLSST; via the exons ATGTGCAGGATAGAGACGAAGAGTGAGATCAAGAGCTGTGAATACAAGGAGGAGGAGGACAAGGAGAAGAGAGATAGGAGGGTGGTGATGGGTCTGAAGGCAATGGGTGGTGGtgctggagagagtagggttgAGAAGTTGAAGAGTTCAATGTCGAGGTCTAAGATGAAGCTATGGATGATAAGGGCGACGACGTCGGTTTTGCTCTGGACTTGCGTCGTGCAGTTGACGGCGTTGGGGGATATGTGGGGACCTAGAGTTTTGAAGGGCTGGCCCTCTTGTTTCTCCCAGGAGTCCTCCGTTAACAACGCAATCAGCGTGCCCTCTGTTCCGCCGCTTGTTCTTCCACCAAAAA GGGTTTATAAGAACAACGGTTACCTGATGGTCTCATGCAATGGAGGACTCAATCAAATGAGAGCGGCG ATATGTGACATGGTTGCTATTGCAAGATATTTAAATGTCACACTTATAGTGCCTGAGCTGGATAAAACCTCCTTTTGGGCTGATCCCAG TGAATTCCGTGACATATTCAATGTTGATCATTTCATTACTTCCTTGAGAGATGAGGTCAGAATATTGAAAGAATTGCCTCCTAGACTCAAGAGGCGAGTGGAGCTTGGGAGGGTTTATTCCATGCCTCCAATCAGCTGGTCTGACATTTCCTATTATCGGGATCAG ATTCTTCCTCTGATACAGAAGTACAAAGTTGTGCATCTAAATAGAACTGATGCTCGACTCGCCAATAATGGCCAACCTTTGGAAATTCAGAAGCTGCGCTGCAGAGTAAATTTTAGTGCTCTGAGATTCACTTCTCAGATAGAGGAATTGGGTAGAAGGGTTATCAGGCTTTTAAGGCAAAATGGTCATTTCCTAGTACTTCATCTTAGATATGAAATGGACATGTTGGCATTTTCTGGCTGCACTCAAGGTTGTAACAGTGAGGAGGTGGAGGAGTTGACAAGAATGAG GTATGCTTATCCCTGGtggaaagagaaaataattaactctgaattgaaaaggaaagatGGTTTATGCCCCTTGACACCTGAGGAAACTGCTCTGACGCTGAGGGCGCTGGAAATTGATCCTAGTTTCCAGATTTATATCGCAGCTGGTGAAATATATGGTGGAGAAAGAAGAATGGCAAGTCTTGCAAAGGCTTACCCAAAGTTG GTCCGAAAAGAGACACTGTTGGAATCGACTGACCTTAGGTTTTTCCAAAATCACTCGTCTCAGATGGCTGCGTTGGATTATCTAGTTTCACTGGAGAGTGATATTTTTGTTCCTACATATGATGGAAACATGGCCAAAGTTGTTGAAGGCCACCGCAG atttcttgggtTCAAGAAGACAATTTTGTTGGACAGAAAACAGCTGGTAAACTTGATAGACCAGTACAATATTGGATCACTTACTTGGGATGAGTTCTCATCAGCAGTGAAGAAAACTCATGCAGATCGCATGGGTAGGCCAAGTAAAAGGGTGGTGATCCCAGACAGACCCAAAGAAGAGGATTATTTCTATGCCAACCCAGAAGAGTGTTTGCTACCATCGGATGAATCATTGAGTAGCACGTGA
- the LOC122295987 gene encoding receptor-like protein 56, protein MIMNRSTGFFSPYGHDALPLVDVLQEVEFTTKNRILSYKGDILNYMSGIDLSCNKLEGEIPAELGDLSKVHALNLSFNNLTGSIPTQFSNLQQIESLDLSHNNLDGIIPPQLIKLNSLAVFNVAHNNFWGTTPERKAQFGTFDESSYEGNPLLCGPPLQKTCTKIQTSSNIPTDDERDEACGFMDLEVFYASFAVSYMIMLLGIVAILYINPHWRQAWFNFVELCISTCNLSSFRIV, encoded by the coding sequence ATGATAATGAACAGATCAACAGGCTTTTTTTCTCCCTATGGACATGATGCATTACCACTGGTAGATGTACTACAAGAAGTGGAGTTCACAACGAAAAATAGAATTCTCTCCTACAAAGGTGACATCCTCAACTACATGTCTGGGATTGACCTCTCATGCAACAAATTAGAAGGAGAAATTCCAGCTGAGCTTGGAGACTTGAGTAAAGTCCATGCATTGAACTTGTCATTCAACAATTTAACTGGATCAATCCCCACCCAATTCTCAAATCTTCAGCAAATTGAGAGCTTGGATCTATCCCATAATAACTTGGATGGTATTATTCCCCCTCAATTGATAAAGTTGAACTCTTTGGCCGTCTTCAATGTGGCACACAATAACTTTTGGGGAACAACACCAGAAAGAAAAGCTCAGTTTGGTACCTTTGACGAAAGCAGTTACGAGGGAAATCCTCTCCTATGTGGACCTCCACTGCAGAAGACTTGCACTAAAATTCAAACATCATCTAACATTCCAACTGATGATGAGAGAGATGAAGCTTGTGGTTTTATGGACTTGGAAGTCTTTTACGCTAGCTTTGCAGTGTCTTACATGATAATGCTGCTCGGAATTGTTGCCATTCTCTACATAAATCCGCACTGGCGACAAGCTTGGTTTAACTTTGTTGAATTGTGCATATCCACTTGTAACCTATCTAGCTTTAGAATTGTGTAG
- the LOC122295986 gene encoding receptor-like protein 15: protein MEFGVFGWWVLLLAALFQLSSIHGCLREERVALLQFKASLNSSDDQLTSWNSSQEESNCCDWECVVCDNTTGHVIELYLAYVRSYLDEVWYVNASMFLPFQELKYLDLSWNQISGWITNEGFERLSGLSKLEVLDLSLNAISEISFMSSLGQILSLKKLYLEYIPIHIPFSELSRLKNLQELYLDSSNIDKSFLRKVGAMTSLNELTIQGCGLKGSLPIVQGLCELTNLQALDLSHNNFEGILPSCLASMTKLRVFDISSNRFNGSIDLSPLPSLKSLEYLDLSHNYFNPIPFSSFLNLTKLEAIFSDGNKVVDETLSQRENLGFQLKVFSCLSCLSTKSSRRITRFLHYQFDLQVINLPHNNFSGQFPTWLLENNTRFASLNLKNNSLTGNLQLPNHYVLNLLVLDISFNNIQGPIPTNFGFVFPNLEFLNISKNNFEGVIPFSFGNLASLSVLDMSSNNFSGTISENLTMGCSSLYYLRLSKNHLRISYQLFPANLNLTSLQFLYLENNHFSGEISHGISNLMNLYAIDFNNNNLLGMLPRWMGNLTSLGNIAITKKPA, encoded by the exons cctcggatgATCAGTTGACATCTTGGAACTCATCTCAAGAGGAGAGTAATTGCTGCGATTGGGAATGTGTTGTGTGCGACAACACTACAGGGCATGTTATCGAGCTTTATCTTGCTTATGTGAGGAGCTATTTAGATGAAGTTTGGTATGTGAATGCCTCTATGTTTCTCCCCTTTCAAGAGCTTAAGTACCTAGATTTGAGTTGGAATCAGATATCTGGATGGATTACAAATGAAG GTTTTGAAAGATTATCCGGATTGAGCAAGCTAGAGGTTCTTGACTTGAGTTTGAATGCCATAAGTGAAATTAGCTTCATGTCATCACTTGGTCAGATTTTATCGCTCAAGAAACTATATTTGGAATACATCCCAATCCATATCCCATTCTCAG AGTTGAGCAGACTGAAGAACCTACAGGAGTTGTATTTGGATAGTTCCAACATTGACAAAAGCTTCCTCCGTAAAGTTGGCGCTATGACTTCCCTTAATGAATTGACAATACAAGGTTGTGGACTCAAAGGAAGCTTGCCCATCGTTCAAG GCTTGTGTGAGCTTACAAATCTACAAGCGTTAGATCTCAGCCATAATAATTTTGAAGGGATATTGCCTTCATGTTTGGCAAGCATGACAAAACTTCGAGTATTTGATATCTCTTCCAATCGCTTTAATGGAAGCATTGATCTCTCCCCTCTACCTAGTTTAAAGTCACTTGAGTACCTTGATTTATCACATAACTACTTCAACCCAATCCCATTCTCCTCATTTCTTAATCTCACAAAGCTTGAGGCCATATTTAGTGATGGCAACAAAGTGGTTGATGAAACTTTGTCTCAAAGAGAGAATCTTGGCTTCCAATTAAAGGTTTTCAGTTGTTTAAGCTGCTTATCTACCAAATCTAGTAGAAGAATTACTAGATTCCTTCATTACCAATTTGACTTGCAAGTAATAAATCTCCCTCACAACAATTTTTCAGGACAGTTCCCCACATGGTTGCTAGAAAACAATACAAGGTTTGCATctcttaatttgaaaaataactcGTTAACAGGAAATTTGCAGCTGCCCAATCATTATGTTCTCAACCTTTTGGTTTTAgatatttcatttaataatatacAAGGTCCAATTCCAACTaactttggttttgtttttccaaatctagagtttttaaatatttctaaaaataattttgaaggtgttattcctttttcttttggtaATTTGGCTTCCTTAAGTGTTTTAGACATGTCAAGCAATAATTTTTCAGGAACAATATCAGAAAACTTGACAATGGGCTGCTCCTCTTTATACTACCTCAGATTGTCTAAAAATCATTTGCGTATTTCCTACCAATTATTTCCTGCCAATTTGAATCTAACATCCCTACAATTTTTGTATTTGGAAAACAACCACTTTTCCGGAGAGATCTCACATGGCATATCTAATCTAATGAATTTGTATGCAATTGATTTCAATAATAACAATTTGTTAGGGATGCTTCCAAGATGGATGGGGAACTTGACGTCATTGGGGAATATTGCTATCACAAAAAAACCAGCTTGA